A genomic region of bacterium contains the following coding sequences:
- a CDS encoding NHL repeat-containing protein → MDRQDAKTPRKDRKEGSFGRGRDGEPRSWKAVLGGLAAWRWTCLFIAVPVFAVAAPLEVLKEVPSTFVYPTNGFLPFNIHRGTQTMLSLMLPGCSFDDPRGVACALLKSDHNPQDPNNDVVVTCIGVNSGAGEIVYNVGLKDIRRFGKTGHGEGQFFHPTGAAIHPDGRVAIADTGNNRICFLKHDGLRMAWVKTAGKAGNAPGHFAGPMGVAFDSQGNLYIADTGNDRIQVMTPSGRFRVLPTPRLEGPSAIAVIDAHEAWTFYPQGPYADRLAVIDRQGRRLQTLSLAGSPLAQAEAAAIPDGPVKLNDCAFDYFGNVVATDGLKDCLRKFDKDLHYLVTFGGPGGDDFQFNEPRGIAINHQFGQVLVSEKDSVQYFWNGADALDPKVELSGTGFRIPFFLTERALVTAQVLDGAARPVTTLALKQDLELGRQELDWTPDPSVVSGNYSLLLHVMATYSSRDRIEKQISIPFSYIK, encoded by the coding sequence GTGGACCGCCAAGACGCCAAGACGCCAAGGAAAGATCGGAAGGAAGGATCCTTTGGGAGGGGCCGGGATGGGGAACCCCGTTCTTGGAAAGCCGTTCTTGGCGGCTTGGCGGCTTGGCGGTGGACCTGCCTTTTCATCGCGGTTCCGGTCTTCGCCGTTGCGGCGCCGTTGGAGGTCTTGAAAGAGGTCCCCTCCACTTTCGTCTATCCCACCAACGGGTTCCTGCCCTTCAACATCCACCGGGGGACCCAGACCATGCTTTCGCTCATGCTCCCCGGTTGTTCCTTCGACGATCCCCGGGGGGTGGCCTGCGCGCTGCTCAAGAGCGACCACAACCCCCAGGACCCCAACAACGACGTGGTGGTGACCTGCATCGGGGTCAATTCGGGGGCCGGGGAGATCGTCTATAACGTGGGGCTCAAGGACATCCGCCGCTTCGGCAAGACGGGCCATGGCGAGGGGCAGTTCTTCCATCCCACCGGCGCCGCCATCCATCCCGACGGCCGGGTGGCCATCGCCGACACGGGCAACAACCGGATCTGCTTCCTGAAGCACGACGGGCTCCGCATGGCCTGGGTCAAGACGGCCGGCAAGGCGGGGAACGCGCCGGGCCACTTCGCCGGTCCCATGGGAGTGGCCTTTGATTCCCAGGGGAACCTCTATATCGCCGATACCGGCAACGACCGCATCCAGGTCATGACCCCCTCGGGGCGCTTCCGGGTGCTTCCCACGCCCCGGTTGGAGGGCCCCAGCGCGATCGCCGTCATCGACGCCCACGAGGCCTGGACCTTCTACCCGCAGGGACCCTACGCCGACCGGCTGGCCGTCATCGACCGCCAGGGCCGGCGCCTTCAGACCCTCAGCCTGGCCGGGTCGCCCCTGGCCCAGGCCGAGGCCGCCGCGATCCCCGACGGACCGGTCAAGCTCAACGATTGCGCCTTCGATTATTTCGGCAACGTGGTGGCGACCGACGGCCTCAAGGACTGCCTGCGCAAGTTCGACAAGGACCTGCATTACCTGGTGACCTTCGGGGGCCCGGGTGGGGACGACTTCCAATTCAACGAACCCCGGGGCATCGCCATCAACCACCAGTTCGGCCAGGTGCTGGTCAGCGAGAAGGACAGCGTCCAATATTTCTGGAACGGCGCCGACGCCCTGGACCCGAAGGTGGAGCTCTCCGGCACGGGGTTCCGGATCCCCTTCTTCCTCACCGAACGGGCCCTAGTGACCGCCCAGGTCCTGGACGGGGCCGCCCGTCCCGTGACCACCTTGGCCCTCAAGCAGGACCTGGAGTTGGGCCGCCAGGAACTGGACTGGACCCCCGACCCTTCCGTCGTCTCGGGCAACTATTCGCTGCTGCTCCACGTCATGGCCACCTATTCATCCCGGGACCGCATCGAGAAGCAGATCTCGATCCCCTTTTCCTACATCAAGTAG
- a CDS encoding TolC family protein, protein MTQRSLLLLPLLLVGCAGAPVVVHDGKIEHPLEEATGLSTSDVEKAAGKGELDLWDVYALAVDRTETLATAQENVEQAEALSRQAVGAWLPQISIADRKNWQSDSYIVGPSNSSPLDNSLYLSGAETILSGLTQVAAIQGAQATIDYQHENLKDSAATLLSGVAQAFYDVLSLQESLGTQQATQDLTQKTLDQQRSWQAIGRAQKSDVLATSAQLAQVVANLASTRDQLAQAREALATLAGIPPDAALKSDNEVLTAPTATLEECLARVKDRHDVKAAQAAVAIADAQLLQAHGGHLPTLALQGQYSLLQDGGGSTPDWTVQLNASLPLFEGGQVVAQEDSAASKKRQAELELSRTQRNAAQQVRQVYQDLVNTLQVMDAYQKAVDAAQAAYEAVLHDYRLNLTNNLQVLNSLNTLESTKESLVKARYQVLADKVALGVATGELPKLNHSN, encoded by the coding sequence ATGACCCAAAGATCCCTGCTCTTGCTTCCGCTGTTGCTCGTCGGATGCGCGGGCGCGCCCGTGGTGGTGCACGACGGCAAGATCGAGCACCCCCTGGAGGAGGCCACCGGCCTTTCCACTTCCGACGTCGAGAAGGCCGCCGGTAAGGGCGAGTTGGACCTTTGGGACGTCTATGCCCTGGCCGTCGACCGGACCGAGACCCTGGCCACGGCCCAGGAGAACGTCGAACAGGCGGAAGCCCTTTCCCGCCAGGCCGTCGGGGCCTGGCTTCCCCAGATCTCGATCGCCGACCGCAAAAATTGGCAATCGGACAGCTACATCGTGGGCCCCTCCAACTCGAGCCCGTTGGACAACAGCCTCTATCTCTCGGGGGCCGAGACCATCCTCAGCGGACTCACCCAGGTGGCGGCCATCCAAGGGGCCCAGGCCACCATCGATTACCAGCACGAGAACCTCAAGGACTCCGCCGCCACCCTCTTGAGCGGCGTGGCCCAGGCCTTCTATGACGTCCTTTCCCTGCAGGAATCCCTCGGGACCCAGCAGGCCACCCAGGACCTGACCCAGAAGACCCTCGACCAGCAGAGGAGCTGGCAGGCCATCGGCCGGGCCCAGAAGAGCGACGTCCTGGCCACCTCGGCCCAATTAGCGCAGGTCGTCGCCAACCTGGCCAGCACCCGTGACCAATTGGCCCAGGCCCGCGAGGCCCTGGCGACCCTGGCGGGCATCCCGCCGGACGCGGCCTTGAAGAGCGATAACGAAGTCCTCACCGCGCCCACCGCCACCCTGGAAGAGTGCCTGGCCCGCGTGAAGGACCGGCACGACGTCAAGGCCGCCCAGGCGGCCGTGGCCATCGCCGACGCCCAACTGCTCCAAGCCCACGGCGGGCACCTCCCCACCCTGGCCCTCCAGGGACAGTATTCGCTCCTGCAGGACGGCGGGGGTTCCACGCCGGACTGGACCGTGCAATTGAACGCCTCCCTGCCGCTCTTCGAGGGCGGGCAGGTCGTGGCCCAGGAGGATTCGGCGGCCTCCAAGAAACGCCAGGCCGAGCTCGAACTTTCCCGCACCCAACGCAACGCCGCCCAGCAGGTCCGTCAGGTCTACCAGGACCTGGTGAACACCCTGCAGGTCATGGACGCCTACCAGAAGGCCGTGGACGCCGCCCAGGCGGCCTACGAGGCCGTGCTGCACGATTACCGCCTGAACCTCACGAACAACCTGCAGGTCCTGAACTCCTTGAACACGCTGGAAAGCACGAAGGAAAGCCTGGTCAAGGCCCGCTACCAGGTGCTGGCGGACAAGGTGGCCCTGGGCGTCGCCACCGGCGAACTGCCGAAACTGAACCACTCAAATTAA
- a CDS encoding ComEC/Rec2 family competence protein, giving the protein MILAGVLLLLRAWQARTDLRTQSALFPKPTKGLFKLWVREEPQVLFEHAPGGHETGRTRGVYDPQVREVRAVCQLVSLNGRPLPPVKVRAAFFPAPGRSQAVLSYGDEVEVEGKVQAPAPPLNPGQFDYPKYLRDQGLLYVLYGAPGKWQRTPAPPRGWFLPRWAASLKRWSLDTLDADLEFPENALLAGILLGERSPLPEDLVRSFFLTGTIHILAVSGMMTAFLAGLCFLVLRALRVPRKWAAGVTLPLLLLFTLVTGAHPPVCRAAVFSGLALLALLLERKVHGGTLLLGTAFFLLLLNPLLLEDLSFQISFLATAGLMVMASPLLEKLSFLWRPAALLVTATLSAQFAVWVLMADAFNQVSLYSVPANLVVVPLALFSAAGGAAVLAGSLIHPALGHFLGGACEMPLKFLLGAADRMAALPGVEWVVASPPGGWVLLYHLFLLAGFYFYWPRPRPVEPSPRWKEGMKKLRRGRRWFMRAAAVFLCAAVAVFLGGRLERQPLRVTYLAVGHGNAVVVRSPQGRVLVLDGGKENKGADRFSPLVTYLRHEGLDRVDGALLTHPDEDHVGGLYNLLGACRVGEVFESGRNPAPSFIYRRFEGRIKELGIPKREVEAGDPLEGLEPMDLELLHPPREFHPHLHAVNNLSLATLLTFRGVRFLFPGDLEKEGLLRLFNGNPGLAGLDWLMAPHHGRRSGEPGLCAKDLTPRFTVLSDWRDYADDHVLFGRARPGARVFSTALDGAIEVEVGEGGKGRWRTFEEGKWHSF; this is encoded by the coding sequence TTGATCTTAGCCGGTGTCCTTCTCCTCCTGCGCGCCTGGCAGGCCCGGACGGACCTTCGGACCCAGTCCGCCCTTTTTCCCAAGCCCACCAAGGGTCTCTTCAAGCTTTGGGTCCGGGAAGAGCCCCAGGTCCTTTTCGAGCACGCGCCGGGGGGCCACGAAACGGGCCGAACCCGGGGCGTTTACGATCCTCAAGTACGCGAGGTCCGGGCGGTCTGCCAATTGGTCTCCCTGAACGGCCGGCCCTTGCCCCCGGTCAAGGTGCGGGCGGCCTTCTTTCCTGCGCCGGGCCGGTCCCAGGCGGTCCTTTCCTACGGGGATGAGGTGGAGGTCGAGGGCAAGGTGCAGGCGCCCGCTCCGCCCCTGAACCCGGGCCAGTTCGATTACCCCAAATACCTGCGGGACCAGGGCCTTCTTTATGTGCTCTATGGCGCGCCGGGGAAATGGCAAAGGACCCCGGCCCCTCCCCGGGGCTGGTTCCTGCCGCGTTGGGCCGCTTCGCTGAAGCGCTGGTCCCTGGACACCCTTGATGCCGACCTGGAGTTCCCCGAGAACGCCCTCCTGGCCGGCATCCTGCTGGGGGAGCGGTCGCCCTTGCCGGAGGACCTGGTGCGGTCCTTCTTCCTCACCGGGACCATCCATATCCTGGCGGTCTCGGGCATGATGACGGCCTTCCTGGCCGGGCTCTGTTTCCTGGTGCTTCGCGCCCTGCGGGTGCCCCGCAAATGGGCGGCGGGCGTGACCCTGCCGCTGCTGCTCCTTTTCACCCTGGTGACGGGCGCCCATCCGCCGGTCTGCCGCGCGGCGGTCTTCTCGGGGCTGGCGCTGCTGGCCCTCCTGCTGGAACGCAAGGTGCACGGGGGAACGCTCTTGCTCGGCACCGCCTTCTTCCTGCTCCTTCTCAATCCCTTGCTCCTGGAGGACCTGTCCTTCCAGATCTCCTTCCTGGCCACGGCGGGGCTCATGGTGATGGCTTCGCCCCTGCTGGAAAAACTCTCCTTCCTCTGGCGCCCCGCGGCCCTGCTGGTCACCGCCACCCTGTCGGCCCAGTTCGCGGTCTGGGTCCTGATGGCCGACGCCTTCAACCAGGTCTCGCTCTATTCGGTCCCGGCCAACCTGGTCGTGGTGCCCCTGGCGCTCTTCTCGGCGGCGGGCGGGGCGGCGGTGTTGGCCGGGTCCCTGATCCATCCGGCCCTGGGGCATTTCCTGGGCGGCGCCTGCGAGATGCCGCTCAAGTTCCTTCTCGGGGCCGCCGACCGGATGGCCGCCTTGCCGGGCGTGGAATGGGTGGTGGCCTCGCCGCCCGGGGGATGGGTCCTGCTCTATCACTTGTTCCTGTTGGCGGGGTTCTATTTCTACTGGCCCCGCCCCCGTCCCGTGGAGCCCTCCCCCCGATGGAAGGAGGGAATGAAAAAACTGAGGAGGGGACGCCGGTGGTTCATGCGGGCGGCGGCGGTCTTTCTTTGCGCCGCGGTCGCGGTCTTTCTTGGGGGAAGGTTGGAGCGGCAGCCCCTGCGGGTCACCTACCTGGCGGTGGGCCACGGCAACGCGGTGGTCGTCCGGTCGCCCCAGGGCCGGGTGCTGGTCCTGGACGGGGGCAAGGAGAACAAAGGCGCCGACCGGTTCAGCCCGCTCGTCACCTACCTGCGGCACGAGGGGTTGGACCGTGTGGACGGGGCCCTGCTCACCCATCCGGACGAGGACCACGTGGGCGGCCTTTACAACCTGCTGGGCGCCTGCCGGGTGGGCGAGGTCTTCGAGAGCGGCCGCAATCCCGCCCCGAGCTTCATCTACCGGCGCTTCGAAGGAAGGATCAAGGAACTGGGGATCCCGAAGAGGGAAGTGGAAGCGGGCGACCCGCTGGAGGGATTGGAGCCAATGGACCTGGAACTGCTCCATCCGCCCCGGGAATTCCATCCCCACCTCCATGCGGTCAACAACCTCTCCCTGGCGACCCTTTTGACCTTTCGGGGGGTACGGTTCCTCTTTCCCGGGGACCTGGAGAAGGAAGGCCTGCTCAGGCTCTTCAACGGGAACCCCGGACTGGCGGGGTTGGATTGGCTGATGGCGCCCCACCATGGCCGCCGTAGCGGCGAACCGGGCCTTTGCGCCAAGGACCTCACCCCCCGTTTCACGGTCCTGAGCGATTGGCGGGATTACGCCGACGATCACGTCCTTTTCGGGCGGGCCCGGCCCGGGGCCAGGGTGTTTTCCACCGCCCTGGACGGCGCGATCGAAGTGGAGGTGGGGGAGGGAGGAAAGGGCCGCTGGCGGACCTTCGAGGAAGGGAAGTGGCACTCTTTTTAG
- a CDS encoding RNA polymerase sigma factor: protein MTDAEKITLILQGQKDLYGDLIHQYHKKVMGYCLSMLQNHSEAEEAAQDIFIKAYRNLPKFKGNSQFSTWLYRITANHCLDVLRKRNRRKTFSLDALLEDEGESIHRFLAAPPLAEAQAENRDLTGKILSTLPEDYRAILTLREVDGLEYQEIAKVLECSLDAVKGRLSRARRLLQENLRHFLAEKDVQTDG from the coding sequence TTGACCGACGCCGAAAAGATAACGCTCATCCTCCAGGGCCAAAAAGACCTCTATGGCGACCTGATCCACCAATACCATAAGAAGGTCATGGGCTATTGCCTCTCCATGCTCCAGAACCACTCGGAAGCCGAGGAGGCCGCCCAGGACATCTTCATCAAGGCCTACCGGAACCTGCCCAAATTCAAGGGGAATTCCCAGTTCTCCACCTGGCTCTACCGCATCACCGCCAACCATTGCCTCGATGTTTTGCGCAAGCGCAACCGCCGCAAGACCTTTTCGCTGGACGCTTTATTGGAGGACGAGGGAGAATCCATCCACCGTTTCCTGGCCGCTCCCCCCCTGGCCGAGGCCCAGGCCGAGAACCGGGACCTGACGGGCAAGATCCTTTCCACCCTGCCCGAGGATTACCGGGCCATCCTGACCCTCCGGGAAGTGGACGGCCTGGAATACCAGGAGATCGCCAAGGTTTTGGAGTGTTCCCTGGACGCGGTCAAAGGCCGCCTTTCCAGGGCCCGGCGCCTGCTCCAGGAGAACCTACGACACTTCCTGGCCGAAAAGGACGTCCAAACAGACGGATAA
- a CDS encoding glycoside hydrolase family 2 TIM barrel-domain containing protein — MSQIISLNGKWSFIRLAESTLDKRSVPLAKAKGRVIQVPSNWYLQGEEFAGEALYEREFKAPLLKKGQAAFLRFKGSDYFTKVELNGQLLGSHEGYFQTFDLHATHALRNQNQLKVRVESPKENRKVWPHNKHLIKGIFNHHDARPGSWDVERGQDLNTGGLWNDVELVLVDQVLLKRIQVDSVLLKNGQAVVNFKLTLLNVAEAGTYDIRLDLEGVGFPTRLKTQKNVHLQRGQTEVQVSQTVAKPRLWWTWDQGQPNLYQAAIQVHDSATGHVVEKGKVRFGIRSIQVEPGWKFRLNGRPFFPRATNIIPTQWLSEYTQDKIARDVRMMRDANLNGVRVHAHVNRDEFYSACDEAGIFVWQDFALQWSYEATDAFTRNARRQVKEMVRLLYNHPSILVWCCHNEPSHNREVLDPVLERAVKEEDDSRYVDVASDFKLHPYPGWYWEESVVKDAPGSITAESPFYSEFGAQALPDLSTLKKMFKPADLWPPKWSEWAFRDFQYFQTFNVAKVPMGDSIEEFVRNSQAYQARIVKEYIQSFRLKKYKPVTGYFQFMFVDCWPSITWSVVDYYRKPKPGYEALKTASQPLLPVWRAHISQYNRGDVFNWGVSLLNTLQVVNDLPTAFKGLSAEAKVVASNGKVLHRDKRPCDIPADSVVQPFEAKKRYNHIKGFKVPGNAPFGEYRVEVSLSKGGKVLARNDYRFQVVPKKH; from the coding sequence TTGTCCCAGATCATCTCCCTCAACGGTAAATGGAGCTTCATACGCCTGGCCGAGTCCACCTTGGACAAAAGGTCCGTCCCCCTCGCCAAGGCGAAAGGGAGGGTCATCCAGGTCCCCTCCAACTGGTACCTGCAAGGTGAAGAGTTCGCCGGGGAAGCCCTCTATGAAAGGGAGTTCAAGGCCCCTCTATTAAAGAAGGGACAGGCGGCCTTCCTTCGGTTCAAGGGCTCGGACTATTTCACGAAGGTCGAGCTGAACGGCCAGCTCCTGGGGAGCCACGAGGGCTATTTCCAGACCTTCGACCTGCACGCCACCCACGCGCTCCGCAACCAGAACCAACTCAAGGTCCGGGTCGAATCCCCCAAGGAGAACCGCAAGGTCTGGCCGCATAACAAGCACCTGATCAAGGGCATCTTCAACCACCACGACGCCCGGCCCGGGAGCTGGGACGTGGAGCGGGGCCAGGACCTGAACACCGGCGGGCTCTGGAACGACGTGGAACTGGTGCTGGTGGACCAGGTGCTGCTCAAGCGCATCCAGGTGGATTCGGTCCTGCTCAAGAACGGCCAGGCGGTGGTCAACTTCAAGCTGACGCTGCTCAACGTGGCCGAGGCCGGGACCTATGACATCCGGCTGGACCTGGAGGGGGTGGGGTTCCCCACGCGCCTCAAGACCCAGAAGAACGTGCACCTGCAACGGGGCCAGACCGAGGTGCAGGTGAGCCAGACCGTGGCCAAGCCCCGCCTCTGGTGGACCTGGGACCAGGGCCAACCCAACCTTTATCAGGCCGCGATCCAGGTCCATGATTCGGCCACGGGCCATGTGGTCGAAAAGGGGAAGGTCCGCTTCGGCATCCGTTCCATCCAGGTCGAACCCGGCTGGAAGTTCAGGCTGAACGGGCGGCCCTTCTTCCCCCGGGCCACCAACATCATCCCCACCCAGTGGCTTTCCGAATACACCCAGGACAAGATCGCCCGGGACGTCCGGATGATGCGGGACGCCAACCTCAACGGGGTGCGGGTCCACGCCCACGTGAACCGCGACGAGTTCTATTCGGCCTGCGACGAGGCCGGGATCTTCGTCTGGCAGGATTTCGCCCTGCAATGGAGCTACGAGGCCACCGACGCCTTCACCCGCAACGCCCGCCGGCAGGTCAAGGAGATGGTCCGCCTCCTTTATAACCATCCCTCCATCCTGGTCTGGTGCTGCCACAACGAACCCTCCCACAACCGCGAGGTGCTGGACCCGGTGCTGGAGCGGGCGGTCAAGGAAGAGGACGACAGCCGTTACGTGGACGTGGCCAGCGATTTCAAGCTCCACCCCTACCCGGGCTGGTATTGGGAGGAGTCGGTGGTGAAGGACGCGCCCGGCAGCATCACCGCCGAGAGCCCCTTCTATTCCGAGTTCGGGGCCCAAGCCCTGCCGGACCTTTCCACCCTCAAGAAGATGTTCAAGCCCGCCGATCTCTGGCCCCCCAAGTGGAGCGAATGGGCCTTCCGCGACTTCCAGTATTTCCAGACCTTCAACGTGGCCAAGGTCCCGATGGGGGATTCGATCGAGGAGTTCGTGAGGAACAGCCAGGCCTACCAGGCGAGGATCGTGAAGGAATACATCCAGAGCTTCCGGCTCAAGAAGTACAAGCCGGTCACGGGCTACTTCCAGTTCATGTTCGTGGACTGCTGGCCTTCCATCACCTGGAGCGTGGTGGATTATTACCGCAAGCCCAAGCCGGGCTACGAGGCGCTCAAGACCGCCTCCCAGCCCCTGCTTCCCGTCTGGCGGGCCCATATCAGCCAATACAACCGGGGCGACGTCTTCAACTGGGGCGTGTCGCTCCTCAACACCCTGCAGGTGGTCAACGACCTGCCGACGGCCTTCAAGGGCCTTTCGGCCGAGGCCAAGGTGGTGGCCTCCAACGGGAAGGTCCTTCACCGGGACAAACGTCCCTGCGACATCCCCGCCGATTCGGTCGTCCAACCCTTCGAGGCCAAGAAGCGCTACAACCACATCAAGGGTTTCAAGGTGCCCGGGAACGCGCCCTTCGGGGAATACCGGGTGGAGGTATCGCTCTCCAAGGGCGGCAAGGTGCTGGCCCGGAACGACTATCGGTTCCAAGTCGTCCCGAAGAAACACTGA
- a CDS encoding zf-HC2 domain-containing protein, whose product MNHEMIQEKLFALYDGPLTEQERKVVEGHLSQCRQCRRALAEWKALSQRLFPKIAFSEASEDIFTLGVLRQLEPYRPAEVFWTRPLFKWAVPALGAAALIAWFFLSSLNTGAGLVNEPAEAAFTFAGAGGGYTQSGFVPVSYPGP is encoded by the coding sequence ATGAACCACGAAATGATCCAGGAAAAACTCTTCGCCCTTTATGACGGCCCCCTGACCGAACAGGAAAGGAAGGTCGTGGAGGGACATTTGTCCCAGTGCCGGCAGTGCCGCCGGGCCCTGGCCGAGTGGAAGGCCCTGTCCCAGCGCCTTTTCCCCAAGATCGCCTTCTCGGAAGCCTCCGAAGATATTTTCACCCTGGGCGTCCTGCGCCAGTTGGAACCCTACCGGCCCGCCGAGGTCTTTTGGACCCGGCCCTTGTTCAAATGGGCCGTGCCGGCCTTGGGCGCCGCCGCCCTGATCGCCTGGTTCTTCCTCTCCTCCTTGAACACGGGCGCGGGCTTGGTGAACGAGCCGGCCGAGGCCGCCTTCACCTTCGCCGGGGCCGGCGGAGGATACACCCAAAGCGGGTTCGTCCCCGTCTCCTATCCCGGACCTTAA